agcctagtgcactttacttaagcatcactcaccaggcctttgttgccctctaccctacatcataccccctgggcctttgttgcccctcttgttctcatagtccattggtgatagggccacggactttaaacctacttgtatcataggtccaagcttagtcgtgacaaCACTGGTGAGGCACGCTTCATAAAATCCTCCACCAAAGCCCATGAGGGTAAGCCCTATTACCACAACCGGGAACGGTGGGGCAAAGGATATTAGTAAAGCCCTGCTGCCGTGCAAGGCGCTAGCCATCTGACTACCGGTTGGTAGTTTGAATTGCAGTTCAATGTTATGCTTACCAATAAAACATTACACGTTCCAATTACACTCTGAAGAACTGAGTTGAGTAGACATGATACTAGGTAGCTAGGTATGCTTCATTAGTAATAGGGATTCTATGACAGCCGGAGCATGTTGCGTACCCTCCAAAGCTCGCAAGGAATACCAGCAAAACTGTCTGGTAAGACAGCTGATAAAACTTTTGGAATGACGGTAAATTGGCTCCTGTTGCAGTGAAGTTGAGGCCTGCAGCAAAAATACCTATGCAGGACTTGTGATTTAATTGCACCTCAGTTAAAGCAACAAAGGAGCAAGTATAGGTAAAGCTTACCCCCACCAAATACAGGACTTTCTCTTCAATTATCACATTCCCAATATGTAGTCGTAAGGTCTGACTGGGCTGAGCTGTATCGACCAAAGTATGACCCGAGCCCACCATGGTCATGTCCATGTAGTTTGGATTTGCCGTATCTTCATCTCGAGGAAAGCGATCCCCGTCAGAGTTGCCAGTGAGTAGTTCAGGGCTTCGTGCGTATGTGCTCTTGGTATGGTCGAGGGTTATACCATGTTCAAGGCGCGGTAGCACATCGAGTTCGATGACCGGTGCCGTTGTTTGACTCATCGTAAAGGCGGTCGAAGTGAGAAGTCCGGTTTTATCTGCGGCTAGTGTGCAGCCAAAATTTTGGTTGAGATACGTAAAATCTCTCATATATATTGGAACATTGCATGACTCGACTGGTGGAGGTGTTGTAGTGCCTAGTTTAAGACGTAAGTAATGCAATTATCTAAGCGATCCCACCTAGTTTTGATTTGCAATTGCGGAGACGGAGCCCAGGATCTAGATTAGTAAATTGATCGAACAATCCATGATCTAGAGGCACTCTGTGGAACAGTCGGTTTACTCTGGATGCTTGTTGTTTCAAGTAATAAATCAttctgcatatatctatTCTATCATGACATCTAATTGGCTTACGCCGCGCATGTATTTTATATCAGTCGACTTTCCTGCGGGGAGGAACAGCCCAGAACAGTAAAGCCGATAAGCCAGCCAAGACGATCTGATATAATGTAAACGATTTCGGTAAGCGTTCCCGCACTATGGCGTATTATAAATGTAAAACTTACAATAACAGGGCTAAGTAAACGCAGGCCTAGGCTGACCTTTCCAACGGTCAATCCAAAAATCAACGATCCAAGTGTTCCACCAACAAGGGCTGACCCTGAGTTGAACGGTCAGTGTCATTGTTGTGAATTTAAGGGTGGTTTGCGTACCAATTGTGAGAGAAACCACAATTTCCTTTAGGCTCGGAGGAACTCGTGTTGATACGATAGACAATATCCCAGGCGTGTTTGGGCTATGTCATTTAATCCATCAATCTCTGCGACAGGGTCAGTATACATACACTCACCCCAGGAAAAATCCTGCGATAGCAACAGCAACCCAGTTGGACGCGGCAGAATTGACCGCCCATAGCAAACCAATTGCGCCGCACATAGAAGTGAGCAAAAGGGCATTTCCCAGTCTCTCACGAAAATGAATGATAGGCAATGAGAAGAAGATTCTACCAGCAGTGAGGCCTAGACTTGCGGATAAGTACAAGACTTTCAACAACTATAGGCGTACCTACCAGCCCAAAACATTGCCAGCTGATAACGAGAGATGTCAGGACCGGTACCTTTGACATCAATGAGATACGCTGTTAACCACTGAATCATACTTTGCGTCATTCTTTTTTCAGAGAATATCTAGGAAACTCACGTTGCTTAGCACATCCACAATTGCGTAGCTGAGGACCATCAAAATTATCCCAATCCTGAATAGAATTTTTCAGTTTCAACGCCGTTCATGATAGTCTAAAAACTCAATCTTCACTGACCAAGTGATTGGCATACGCACTACCAGCTTAAACCTAGCTCGCACATTTTTGTGTTCTGGTGCTTCCTCGTGATCGGGCGGCGTCGCATACTTCCTAAAAAGCATAAAGTGACAAACAGCGACTAGTGCCGTCAGGCCCAATGGGATCCAATAGTAAAACTAAGCATCAAAGGTCGTGGTGTTATTTAGGATAACTCGAGATGAGCCAGCCATGCTTACTTTCCATGGAGTATTGGTTTTAGCAAGTCCTCCGATGATGAACGGTGAAACAAGCTACAACCCTTAATTACTTGCCGTAGAACAGGCATTCGTATTCACTTACTGCACCGAGCTGAAAAGTAACGATATGAGTCTGAGCGCGCTAAAGGAAAACCATGAATTGCTTACCCCACCAAACGCATATACGATGTTCATTATTCGGCTATCTTCAAACTGCAGGAATGGTGAGCACTTAAACCGAATTGTTTGTAGAATAAATACTAACATGCGACACCACGCTGGTAAGGCATGCCTCATAAAAGCCACCTCCAAAACCCATGAGAGTAAGCCCGATAATTACAACCGGGAAAGGCGGGGCGAAAGATATTAGCAGGGCACCGCCACCATGCAAGGCACCGGCCATCTGCCGAGTAATTAATCAGAAGGCGAGCTCGAAATCGTGTGTCATGCTTACCAATAAAACATTACATGTCCCGATCACTCTCTGCAGAACAGAATTGAGCACGCATGAAACTAAGTATCTGGGTAATTTCTACTATTAGAGGGACTCTGTCATCCAAATTATTGAGCCTACCCTCCGAAACCGGCAAGAAACACGAGCGAGACTGTTTCATAGGATAGTTGGTAATGATTTTGGAATGAGGGCAGATTAGCTCCCGTCGCAGTGAAATTGAGGCTGGCCAAGAAGATGCCCATGCATGCCTAATGTTCAACGTCACATATTGGTCAAATTAATGTTTAATCCAACAGTACGAAAAAAGACTTACCCCGGTCAAGTACAAAACTTTGTCCTCAATCAGAATATTCCCTATGCGTAGCCCAAATGGCTCCGTAATCTGCCCCGGGCTAACCAAGGTATGCCCCGAGCCCATGGCACCCATGGCACTGCCTGGAGTAAGCCCAGAAAAGTACTCTGCCTGAGGACCATCGGTGAGCACATCTGGAGTTTGTGCAGAGAGGCTCTTGGTATAAAGCAAAGAAGTGCCATGCTCGAGATACGGCAGTTCGTCGAGCTTTATTTCACAAGTCGCAGTTTGACTCATGTCGACTTTAGACCTGAAGTGGTGGTGTTGGCGGTGAGGAGGGCAGGGCAGAAATGGCCTGAATAAAAGGACGGGTGGTACGTAAAAATTATCAGTCCAGAACAGTAGACTTGGGGCCACTTGACCTGGTGGTCTCGACCGGGTGGATCCCGAGACATTTTTCCGCTGTAGACGTAAGCAGGTCCGAATAATGGAACAAGCAGTTTTAAGCTTTTGAATTAAGATGAGAATCTGGGTTAAACGGTGAATCGATTGACCGATGCACGTGCGACTTGGTTGCGCCATTGTGCACAACAGTGGGGAGATCCATTGATCGAAGATGGCTATCTTGGCTCAGTTCCTTCATCATAATTCAACGGCAGGTTTGAAAGCCTGATTCACTCAAGCAATAGTTAACAGGAGAGCTCTGAAGTAGATTCAGGACGGATGATTCATCGAAATATTGGCGATAGCTCTCATTGTCAGAGAAAAGTGAGAATCGAGCTCTTGCAAACATCAGAGCGAAATTCGAGATATCAAAATAAATTCAATCGAGTTTAAATAGCATCCTACATACGTATAGACGCCCCTCAGACCTAATGATAAAGCTTTTGCcagcatgtatgcgcacaTACTGGAACTTCAGTCTAGTCAACCTTTCTGCGAGGCGGGACAGTCCAGAAAACCAGTGCGGATAAGGAGGCGAGTACAATCTGATAGTGTGCGACAGTCAATGCCACCATTGAGCTCAAGGCTAGAGAACTCACAATGACTGGGGGCAGGATACGCAAGCCCGGAGTGACCTTTTCTATAACTACACCAAAAACCAGGGGTGCGAGAGTACCAGCCAACCCCAGACCTACGTTGGGTTACTTCAGTATCCAGTCGATAGACATTAAACGGTTCAGACTACTAGTACGTACCAATCATACTTGAAATGACGATCCCCTTGAGGCTAGGTGGGGCACGAGCCGATATAATGGACAGTATTCCAGGTGTATTTGGGCTGGTACGTATTGGTAAATGGGTGACATGGTTCTGCAGGGATAACTTCATATAACTACCCTAAGAAGAACCCAGCCGCAGCAATTCCAATCCAATTCGACGGAGTAGAATTGAC
The nucleotide sequence above comes from Rhizoctonia solani chromosome 3, complete sequence. Encoded proteins:
- a CDS encoding major facilitator superfamily transporter; its protein translation is MSQTATCEIKLDELPYLEHGTSLLYTKSLSAQTPDVLTDGPQAEYFSGLTPGSAMGAMGSGHTLVSPGQITEPFGLRIGNILIEDKVLYLTGACMGIFLASLNFTATGANLPSFQNHYQLSYETVSLVFLAGFGGYLVSCVLNSVLQRVIGTCNVLLMAGALHGGGALLISFAPPFPVVIIGLTLMGFGGGFYEACLTSVVSHFEDSRIMNIVYAFGGLGALVSPFIIGGLAKTNTPWKFYYWIPLGLTALVAVCHFMLFRKYATPPDHEEAPEHKNVRARFKLVVRMPITWIGIILMVLSYAIVDVLSNWLTAYLIDVKGTGPDISRYQLAMFWAGLTAGRIFFSLPIIHFRERLGNALLLTSMCGAIGLLWAVNSAASNWVAVAIAGFFLGPNTPGILSIVSTRVPPSLKEIVVSLTIGSALVGGTLGSLIFGLTVGKVSLGLRLLSPVIIVLAGLSALLFWAVPPRRKVD
- a CDS encoding major facilitator superfamily transporter; this translates as MSQTTAPVIELDVLPRLEHGITLDHTKSTYARSPELLTGNSDGDRFPRDEDTANPNYMDMTMVGSGHTLVDTAQPSQTLRLHIGNVIIEEKVLYLVGSCIGIFAAGLNFTATGANLPSFQKFYQLSYQTVLLVFLASFGGYLVSCLLNSVLQSVIGTCNVLLMASALHGSRALLISFAPPFPVVVIGLTLMGFGGGFYEACLTSVVTTKLGPMIQVGLKSVALSPMDYENKRGNKGPGGMM